A window of Rhizoctonia solani chromosome 5, complete sequence genomic DNA:
GAAACCATATGATATTACGTGGCCTGCTAACATCTCAAACAGGAATGGTGTCGAGGAGCTGCAAAAGAAGATGGACAAGGTTTTAGAGGCACTCGTGTCAAAACAAACTAGGCTATAGGGCTTGACACACCAGAAAGCCAAAGGGTTGTATTCGAACTTTGGCTAGCTAGCCTTAAATTAAAGGACCTTTTCGTTATGATAGTCCGAAATATCGTCAAGATGAAGAAACCTCCTAATTACATTTCAAAACTAGCTCAAAGAGAATGGGTTGTCGGCGTTTAGTGTCCGATCGGTTTTTGGAAACTTTTGGTATTGACGTATACATCCATGACCATAGATGTATTTTTGGCTCAGATGTGCAATCGACTTATGGATCGACCGGCGAATTAGATTAAATTTTTCATTGATATTTGTGTTCAGAGATTTTTTGATACAATATGTGTAGTTCTCGGGCACAAAATTATTGCTGATCATGGTGAGGAGTCAATTTCTTCGCTAGGTCTTGAGCGTACCCGCACATAGTCAAGGTCGGATTCCTAAAACACTCTTTAAGAGTTCTGTCGCCAATTATTTAACAATCAACACTCACCAGGACCCCGAGGTCGGGAACAAGCATGCTCCAGTCACGTACTAGAAACGACCGTTACATCGAAACGCATACATAGAGCGTTCATTATTCACTTACCACATTCGAAACTCCCTTGAGCTTATAGTTGCTGTCCACGCATGCATTTCGGTCACCTGGTTCTCCCATAGGTAGCAATCCGGCCTCGTGGACTATCCCCTCCATCCGAATTGTATCCTGCCCTGGGCGATTTTCCCTCCACCCAACCTTGCTTGGATCAGTGTTCCCCTTGGGCTCGTGCCACCACTCTATTTTACTTTTTCTTCCCAGCCATAACTTCAATGGCCTCGAATGTCGCTTGGTCCATAACATTCCAGAGTTTTTTGTCCTTATCATCCAGGACAACTTGGAGTACGCAGTTTGCAGTCGCATCCTTGCTGTTGCTATAGGGATTGCGCCTAAAGAATGACTCGGAGTTGCCCTCGCACAACTCTCCGAGGGTAGCACAAACTTGAGGGTAGGCAAATGTTATATACAGGGTTTAAATGCCTGCACGGATAACACATACCAAATATAACATGGTCTTGTGATTCTTTCAATTGTGCATCACTGGCAGAAGCTGCATAGTCCTGGTAAGATTATACTGAGTTTAGTATTCTAACTGATATCAAGCTGGAGAGCGTACTGGACAGAAGCGAGCTGCATCTTCTGCATCTTGATTCTGATGAGGAGAAGCGATTGAAGTAATCTGAATGTGATACTGAAGCTCGGTTTCGGGGTCCTTTCCTGCCAAGTACTCTGCGCCGATTTCGATGGAATCCTTAAGGCCCTTGAATGCGCTTCGAGGAACACGGCCGACAATATGGCTCAAAAAATGACCTGTGACCGTCTTGCCAGCGTTCTCAAGGGCTGGGATAGATGCAAAGCTATTCTGGACTAGGGTTGTGTTCGGGAAAGCTCCCGCACAAAGAATGATTTTGGTCTTCTCGGATACGGGAAGGTCGGTGTGTCGCGACGAACGAACAAGGGTTACAGTCTTATCCTTAGATGCCTCGTGGACCTTACCGGGGTAGCCTACGTCGGTGATTAAGAATTCTACGGCGGTATCAGTCGCAAAGAGTAAGGGAGACGCCTTATTCGGGTCAGCTTTGACAAGATTTTGCTGCTTCTTGTATAGTCCGAGCAGAGGACCTGGAGTGGAGAACTTGGTAAAACGGACTGTTGAAGTCTGCGCCATAGGCGAAACAGACATAGGAGCATTACGGGTTTCAGTAGCAGTGGGAATGTTAGGGAGGCTAGCGTGTAGGCGTTCGTGAACTTGTTTCTGCAGACCTTCGCGGTAGTATGGAGGACCGATCTCGTTAGCATCAGTGACGCGCAAAAGCTCTATTGCGTCCCTGAAAAAGGAAGCTTCTTTGGAAGTGTCGATCATTGATTTTGGCCAACCACGCATCAATTTTTCGTCTGGGCTTGGAGACCAGGCAGACCAAAACGTAGACCGCCCACCGAAGAACGGAGTCGATCCGTGCACGAATCGTACTGGACTATTGAAAGTCTTTTCAGACAAAGTGAAAGGGAACGTCTCGCTAGGTCCTCCAAGAGTATACTTGAAAGGCAGAGGGAGGTTTTGAAAGTGATCGGGCAACCAAAAGTCTATCGGTTTTAGTGAGCCGCCGTTATGCGTCACTTTGATAAACTGGACAAACCTCCCCTCTCTAGGCACAAAATCATCTTACGAGGATCCCGCTTGAGGGTTTCATCGATAAAAGCAAGAGCCGTAAACTAGAACACACAGTCCGCTTTGCAGTAAGTAGACCGATCATTGGTGTTGTACGATCGCAGTGCTCACTCCTGATCCAATGACAATGTAGTCAATGGCGTCCTTGCCGTTCACACATAGATCCTCCCAAGTCAGGTCTGACACCATGAAGTCCTTCGCGGTAACTTGTTTGGCAGTTGGTGCCTAAATGCGCAATTAGCTGGCTTCCAACAGCACCTGTTGGAACACACCTGAATACCGGGCTCGGGGAACCCATAGTTATTGGCTGGTTGTTTGTCGACTTCATAGAAACGGGGCTGATAAGAGAGAGGACGACCTCGTTGCTCATAATTGGGAAATGTGGGCTTAGGTGCCCGTTCAAGTACAGTTTTGGTAATTTGTTCGCTAACCATGTTGGCAAAGGAGATAGGCAGAAGGGGTGGTTGAGGTGACCTGATGCACAATCACTTTATATACGACCTTGATCAATCTTTTCTCGTTCGTTTGATTCGGACAACGTTTGTATGAGCAACTGAGCGTCAATCTACACTACTTACTAGCAAAGATGGTGTACCACGTTGGTTTTTGCTAGATTCTTGTGGTAATTGATCTTACGGGCCATCTTGGATCAGTAGAAGCCGCAAAGACGCTGTCCTAAAAGGGCCTTATTTACGAGA
This region includes:
- a CDS encoding GMC oxidoreductase encodes the protein MVSEQITKTVLERAPKPTFPNYEQRGRPLSYQPRFYEVDKQPANNYGFPEPGIQAPTAKQVTAKDFMVSDLTWEDLCVNGKDAIDYIVIGSGFTALAFIDETLKRDPRKMILCLERGDFWLPDHFQNLPLPFKYTLGGPSETFPFTLSEKTFNSPVRFVHGSTPFFGGRSTFWSAWSPSPDEKLMRGWPKSMIDTSKEASFFRDAIELLRVTDANEIGPPYYREGLQKQVHERLHASLPNIPTATETRNAPMSVSPMAQTSTVRFTKFSTPGPLLGLYKKQQNLVKADPNKASPLLFATDTAVEFLITDVGYPGKVHEASKDKTVTLVRSSRHTDLPVSEKTKIILCAGAFPNTTLVQNSFASIPALENAGKTVTGHFLSHIVGRVPRSAFKGLKDSIEIGAEYLAGKDPETELQYHIQITSIASPHQNQDAEDAARFCPDYAASASDAQLKESQDHVIFVCATLGELCEGNSESFFRRNPYSNSKDATANCVLQVVLDDKDKKLWNVMDQATFEAIEVMAGKKNKVGWRENRPGQDTIRMEGIVHEAGLLPMGEPGDRNACVDSNYKLKGVSNVYVTGACLFPTSGSWNPTLTMCGYAQDLAKKLTPHHDQQ